A single region of the Lysinibacillus sp. B2A1 genome encodes:
- a CDS encoding NAD-dependent dehydratase has product MKILVTGADGFIGSHITEQLIRDGYDVRAFTYYNSFNSYGWLDHSPEDVISQVEIFTGDIRDPFGVKEAMKGCTHVLNLAALIAIPYSYHSPATYIETNISGTLNVVQAARELDIEKVVHTSTSEVYGTALYVPIDEDHPLQGQSPYSASKIGADQLALSFYRSFDTPISIIRPFNTYGPRQSARAVIPTIISQLASGKKALKIGAISPTRDFNYVKDTVQGFIKIMKSEKSIGEVINIGSNYEISIGETAEMIADIMGVDITIETDERRLRPEKSEVERLWAENKKAKELLDWVPKYGSKEGFHRGLEETIEWFTNPKNLAQYKTNIYNI; this is encoded by the coding sequence ATGAAAATTTTAGTAACAGGGGCTGATGGGTTCATCGGCTCACATATAACAGAGCAATTAATACGTGATGGTTATGATGTTCGAGCATTTACTTATTACAATTCATTTAATTCTTATGGCTGGTTAGACCATTCTCCAGAAGATGTTATATCGCAAGTAGAAATATTTACAGGGGATATCCGTGATCCATTTGGGGTTAAGGAAGCAATGAAAGGCTGCACACATGTCTTAAACTTAGCAGCACTAATTGCGATTCCTTACTCTTACCATTCGCCAGCCACATATATAGAAACGAATATTAGTGGTACGTTAAATGTTGTACAAGCAGCTCGTGAATTAGATATTGAAAAGGTTGTACATACTTCAACGAGCGAAGTATACGGAACAGCTCTATACGTACCAATAGATGAAGATCATCCACTACAAGGTCAATCTCCATACTCAGCTTCGAAAATTGGTGCCGATCAATTAGCATTATCTTTCTATCGTTCATTTGATACACCGATATCGATTATCCGTCCTTTTAATACATATGGACCACGTCAGTCAGCTCGTGCAGTTATTCCGACAATTATTAGTCAGCTTGCAAGTGGTAAAAAAGCTCTTAAAATTGGTGCCATTAGCCCTACTCGTGATTTCAACTATGTAAAGGATACGGTTCAAGGATTTATCAAAATAATGAAATCTGAAAAATCTATTGGAGAAGTAATTAATATAGGCTCTAATTATGAGATATCAATAGGCGAGACGGCAGAAATGATTGCTGATATTATGGGAGTGGATATAACTATTGAAACAGACGAGCGGCGCCTACGTCCAGAAAAAAGTGAAGTAGAGCGTCTATGGGCTGAAAATAAAAAAGCAAAAGAACTCCTAGATTGGGTACCTAAATATGGTAGTAAAGAAGGCTTCCACCGTGGGTTAGAGGAAACAATTGAGTGGTTTACAAACCCAAAAAATTTAGCTCAATATAAAACAAATATTTATAATATTTAA
- the neuB gene encoding N-acetylneuraminate synthase, with translation MRTYIIAEAGVNHNGSIEMAKELVKVAKEAGADAVKFQTFKAENLVTKTAKQANYQIENLGKPTSQYEMLKKLELKFDEFLALHQYCNKLGIEFLSTPFDVESVDFLLDKLQIAIAKIPSGELTNSPFVYYIARKQKSIILSTGMATIEDIHEALAFIAFGLAKQSDISIERVKAFYETIEAKALLKKYVKILHCTTEYPAPFDSINLRTIKEMEKVFGLTIGLSDHSTGTSIPIGAVALGAQIIEKHFTLDKTLEGPDHAASLEPHELSDMIKGIRQIEQALGTSLKQPTAVELQNRISARKSLVAKKAIIQGDILSEDNLTFKRPGEGISPSKYWAYLGKVSTKDYEEDELIDE, from the coding sequence ATGAGGACTTATATAATTGCTGAAGCAGGAGTAAATCATAACGGCTCCATCGAAATGGCTAAAGAACTAGTAAAGGTTGCAAAAGAAGCAGGTGCGGATGCAGTAAAATTTCAAACCTTTAAGGCAGAAAATCTCGTAACTAAAACAGCGAAACAAGCAAACTATCAGATAGAGAATTTAGGGAAACCAACATCACAATATGAGATGTTAAAAAAACTAGAGCTTAAATTTGATGAGTTTTTGGCATTGCATCAATACTGTAATAAGCTCGGAATTGAATTTTTATCGACACCTTTTGATGTTGAAAGTGTCGATTTTTTACTAGATAAGCTACAAATAGCAATTGCTAAAATACCATCGGGTGAGCTAACGAATTCACCTTTTGTTTATTATATAGCAAGGAAGCAAAAATCAATCATCCTGTCCACAGGAATGGCAACAATTGAAGATATCCATGAAGCGTTAGCGTTTATCGCCTTTGGCTTAGCAAAACAAAGCGATATTTCAATAGAGCGTGTAAAAGCTTTCTATGAAACTATAGAAGCAAAGGCATTACTTAAAAAGTACGTAAAAATTCTTCATTGTACTACAGAATACCCTGCACCTTTTGATTCGATTAATTTGCGTACTATAAAGGAGATGGAGAAGGTGTTTGGATTAACCATCGGGTTATCAGACCATTCAACTGGTACATCTATTCCCATTGGCGCTGTGGCATTAGGGGCACAAATTATTGAAAAGCACTTTACTTTGGATAAAACACTAGAAGGCCCTGATCATGCTGCTTCTTTAGAGCCCCATGAACTTAGTGATATGATAAAAGGTATTCGACAAATAGAACAAGCATTAGGAACAAGTTTAAAACAGCCAACTGCTGTAGAGCTTCAAAATAGAATTTCTGCTCGTAAAAGCTTAGTTGCGAAGAAAGCTATTATACAAGGTGACATTTTATCAGAAGATAATTTAACGTTTAAACGACCAGGGGAAGGTATATCACCATCTAAATATTGGGCTTACTTGGGAAAAGTTTCGACGAAAGACTATGAAGAGGATGAGCTAATAGATGAATAA
- a CDS encoding flagellin codes for MRIQHNISALNTHRNLTFNNAQASKNLEKLSSGYKINRAGDDAAGLAISEKMRGQIRGLDMATKNAQDSVSLIQTAEGALNETHAILQRMRELAVQSANDTNVTSDREALQLEINSLSEEISRIANDTEFNTQKLLNGSFDGGTDITSPASATASTGKVFHIGANSGQSINLSIMTMTATALGVNALTNGATVSSLTAAGSIGAGINITTQSAADNSVSIIDSALKRVSETRASLGAVQNRLEHTINNLGATSENLSAAESRIRDTDMAKEMMGFTKNNILMQAAQSMLAQANQQPQGVLQLLG; via the coding sequence ATGAGAATTCAACACAACATTTCAGCTTTAAACACACACCGTAACCTTACTTTTAACAACGCTCAAGCTTCTAAAAACCTTGAGAAATTATCTTCAGGTTACAAAATCAACCGCGCTGGTGATGACGCTGCTGGTTTAGCAATCTCTGAAAAAATGCGTGGACAAATCCGTGGTCTTGATATGGCTACTAAAAACGCTCAAGATTCAGTTTCTTTAATTCAAACTGCTGAGGGTGCACTTAACGAAACACATGCTATTTTACAACGTATGCGTGAATTAGCAGTACAATCTGCAAATGATACTAACGTAACTTCTGACCGTGAAGCGTTACAATTAGAAATTAATTCTTTATCAGAAGAAATTTCCCGTATCGCTAATGATACAGAGTTCAACACGCAAAAATTACTAAATGGTTCATTTGATGGTGGTACTGATATTACATCACCTGCATCTGCAACAGCTTCTACAGGTAAAGTATTCCACATTGGTGCGAACTCAGGTCAATCAATTAACCTAAGCATTATGACAATGACTGCAACTGCCTTAGGTGTAAACGCATTAACAAATGGCGCAACAGTTTCTTCATTAACTGCAGCAGGTTCAATTGGTGCTGGTATCAATATCACTACTCAATCAGCAGCAGATAACTCAGTTTCAATTATTGATTCTGCGTTAAAACGTGTATCAGAAACTCGTGCATCTTTAGGAGCGGTTCAAAACCGTTTAGAGCACACAATCAATAACTTAGGTGCAACTTCTGAAAACTTATCAGCTGCTGAATCACGTATCCGCGATACTGACATGGCAAAAGAAATGATGGGCTTCACGAAGAACAATATCTTAATGCAAGCTGCACAGTCTATGTTAGCTCAAGCAAACCAACAGCCACAAGGCGTGTTACAATTATTAGGTTAA
- a CDS encoding flagellar modification protein B, protein MNKICTICARGGSKGVKNKNVRYLLGKPLIAHSIIQAQKSNLFDVIAVSSDNEEILQIAKEYGIDNVICRPKELATDTAAKIPVIQHCVQQVEQLLGMQFDIMVDIDATSPLRSVEDIQQAVHMLEENKRATNLITVAPARRSPYFNLVETDKNGYARLSKTLPTQVVRRQDAPKAYDMNASIYVWKRAAFFEATTVITDQTILYVMPEERSQDIDSELDFDIVQLIAEKRGVLE, encoded by the coding sequence ATGAATAAAATTTGTACAATTTGCGCACGAGGCGGATCTAAAGGTGTTAAAAATAAAAACGTGCGTTATTTACTTGGCAAACCGTTGATTGCACATAGTATTATACAAGCACAAAAAAGTAATTTATTTGATGTGATAGCTGTGAGTAGTGACAATGAAGAAATTTTACAGATTGCCAAGGAATATGGTATAGATAATGTTATCTGTAGACCAAAGGAATTGGCCACTGATACAGCTGCAAAAATTCCTGTTATACAGCACTGTGTCCAGCAAGTAGAGCAGTTATTAGGAATGCAATTTGATATAATGGTAGATATTGATGCAACCTCCCCTTTACGTTCTGTAGAGGACATCCAACAGGCAGTCCATATGCTTGAAGAAAATAAAAGGGCAACAAATCTCATTACAGTAGCACCTGCTAGAAGAAGTCCTTACTTTAACTTAGTGGAGACGGATAAAAATGGTTATGCCAGGTTGTCTAAAACATTACCTACTCAAGTTGTACGTAGGCAGGACGCCCCTAAAGCGTATGATATGAATGCATCCATTTATGTTTGGAAAAGAGCAGCGTTTTTTGAAGCAACTACTGTTATAACAGACCAAACAATCCTATATGTGATGCCTGAAGAACGTTCACAGGATATTGATTCGGAACTAGACTTTGATATTGTCCAACTTATTGCTGAAAAAAGAGGTGTTTTAGAATGA
- a CDS encoding N-acetyl sugar amidotransferase, with amino-acid sequence MKFCKKCVMPNTRPGIYFDEEGICQACRAEEKKDKTDWDARHRELEALCDKYRRKNEGDYDCIIAVSGGKDSHFQVYYFKEVMNMNPLLVSVEDNFTMTEAGKHNLKNISERFGCHLISLKPNLKAQKAVMRKTFENEGKPTWYIDRLIYTYPLHIAAKFNIPLIIYGENISYEYGGKERVETYSAKNQINNGVASDIPFEQLVDDEISINDLTFCQAPEQEVLNKIEPIYLSYFVRWNSYANYIFAKKNGFKDLSHEWQREHTFENFDQVDSMAYLVHPWLKYPKFGHASATDYASKFIRYGLITREEGIELVKKYDHKIDQKAVLDFVDFLGYTLTDFYSIVDKFYNHEIFEINQFGEWSLKHLIQ; translated from the coding sequence ATGAAGTTTTGTAAAAAATGTGTAATGCCTAACACTAGACCAGGTATCTACTTTGACGAAGAGGGAATTTGTCAAGCTTGTAGAGCTGAGGAGAAGAAAGATAAAACAGATTGGGACGCTAGACATAGAGAATTAGAAGCATTATGTGATAAATACCGCCGTAAAAATGAAGGGGATTATGATTGTATTATCGCTGTAAGTGGTGGTAAAGATAGTCACTTCCAAGTGTACTATTTTAAAGAAGTTATGAATATGAATCCGCTATTAGTATCTGTGGAAGATAATTTTACCATGACGGAAGCTGGAAAACATAATTTAAAAAACATCTCTGAAAGATTTGGATGCCATTTAATTTCTTTGAAACCAAATCTTAAGGCTCAAAAGGCTGTAATGCGTAAAACTTTTGAAAATGAAGGAAAACCAACTTGGTATATTGACCGTTTAATCTATACATATCCATTACATATTGCAGCTAAATTTAATATACCACTCATTATTTATGGGGAGAACATTAGTTATGAATACGGTGGTAAAGAACGTGTAGAAACGTACTCAGCAAAAAATCAGATTAACAACGGTGTAGCTTCGGATATTCCATTTGAACAATTGGTAGATGATGAAATTTCAATTAATGACTTAACTTTCTGTCAGGCACCTGAGCAAGAAGTCTTAAATAAAATAGAACCAATATATTTAAGTTATTTCGTACGTTGGAATAGCTATGCTAATTACATTTTTGCAAAGAAAAATGGCTTTAAAGATTTATCGCATGAGTGGCAACGCGAGCATACATTTGAAAATTTTGATCAAGTTGACTCAATGGCTTATCTAGTACATCCTTGGTTAAAATACCCTAAATTCGGTCATGCAAGTGCTACTGATTATGCATCAAAGTTTATCAGATATGGACTTATTACACGGGAAGAAGGTATCGAATTAGTAAAGAAATATGACCATAAAATTGACCAAAAGGCTGTCCTCGATTTTGTGGATTTCTTAGGCTATACATTAACAGATTTTTATAGTATTGTGGATAAGTTTTATAATCATGAAATTTTCGAAATTAATCAATTTGGAGAATGGTCTTTAAAACATCTAATACAATAA
- the neuC gene encoding UDP-N-acetylglucosamine 2-epimerase (hydrolyzing) gives MKKICVVTATRAEYGLLANLMKLIHQDNTYQLQIIVTGMHLSSEFGETYKQIEMDGFHIDEKVEMLLSSDTVVGVVKSTGLATIGFADALQRLNPDLIIILGDRYEMLAVAQTALIMQIPIAHIHGGECTFGAYDDAIRHSITKMATWHFTSTASHRNRVIQLGEHPSRVWDVGAIGIENILHVRLIEKKDLYTQLGLDFDKPMFLITHHPETNGDPQVIHEVLKALEKYLEVQLVFTKSNADNGGRYINEQIEQFIAYKSNAYLFDSLGQMRYLSAVKYAEVVIGNSSSALIEVPYLQTPSVNIGNRQAGRERPNSVFDAKANAGEIEVAINNALQYTERFEWIFGDGYTSTAILEILKSIEEFKVRKEFYDL, from the coding sequence ATGAAAAAAATTTGTGTTGTAACTGCTACTAGAGCTGAATATGGCCTTCTAGCCAATTTGATGAAGTTAATTCACCAAGATAATACTTATCAGTTACAGATCATTGTAACAGGTATGCATTTATCTTCTGAATTTGGTGAAACGTATAAACAAATTGAAATGGATGGCTTTCATATTGATGAGAAAGTTGAAATGCTCCTATCTTCAGATACCGTTGTAGGAGTAGTGAAGTCGACTGGGCTTGCAACAATAGGATTTGCCGATGCCTTACAACGTTTGAACCCAGATTTGATTATAATACTAGGTGATCGTTATGAGATGTTAGCAGTCGCACAGACAGCACTGATTATGCAAATACCAATTGCGCATATTCATGGTGGAGAATGTACATTTGGTGCATATGATGATGCCATTCGTCATTCAATTACAAAAATGGCTACATGGCATTTTACAAGTACAGCATCCCATAGAAATCGTGTAATCCAGTTAGGGGAGCATCCTAGTCGTGTCTGGGATGTAGGAGCTATTGGAATTGAAAATATACTTCATGTGCGATTGATAGAAAAGAAAGATTTATATACACAGTTAGGATTAGATTTTGACAAACCAATGTTTTTAATTACACATCACCCTGAAACAAATGGTGATCCACAAGTGATTCATGAGGTTTTAAAGGCTCTCGAAAAATATTTGGAAGTACAGCTTGTTTTTACAAAATCCAATGCTGACAACGGAGGGCGCTATATTAATGAACAAATTGAACAATTTATAGCCTACAAATCAAATGCATATCTATTCGATTCACTTGGTCAAATGCGTTATTTAAGTGCAGTTAAGTATGCTGAGGTTGTTATTGGTAACTCTTCTAGTGCTTTGATAGAGGTGCCATATTTACAAACACCATCTGTAAATATTGGAAATCGTCAGGCTGGTAGAGAACGACCAAATTCTGTTTTTGATGCAAAAGCAAATGCTGGTGAGATTGAAGTAGCAATCAATAATGCACTCCAATATACAGAGAGATTTGAGTGGATTTTTGGGGATGGATATACATCTACTGCTATTCTTGAAATTTTAAAGAGTATTGAAGAATTCAAAGTTCGAAAGGAGTTCTATGATTTATGA
- a CDS encoding aminotransferase DegT, translating into MNKQWVHFAENVKGMYGKNFVPLHEPTFDEKEVEYVTDCVKTGWVSSVGAYVSRFEEDIAKFVGVKRGVAVVNGTAALHIALKVAGVEENDEVLMPALTFIATANAVTYLRAIPHFVDVELDTLGIDPGKLRQYLTNIGKIKDGEFYNKQTNRRIKALVPMHTFGHAVRLEELQQVCEDFKLLLIEDSAESLGTYYKGKHTGSFGKVSALSFNGNKIITTGGGGIILTDHDALADYARHLTTTAKVLHKWEYEHDEIGFNYRMPNINAALGCAQLEKMHEFLEQKRELTIKYEALVENVPGVRLFKAPTHSTSNYWLQTLILDETLNLNEVLTFLNENGVMSRPIWKPMHLLQMYKDCPKMDLTITNYLNQCIVNIPSTPLKEV; encoded by the coding sequence ATGAATAAACAATGGGTGCATTTTGCAGAAAATGTGAAGGGCATGTATGGTAAGAATTTTGTCCCTTTACACGAACCAACATTTGATGAAAAAGAAGTTGAATATGTAACAGACTGTGTGAAAACAGGGTGGGTTTCTTCAGTAGGTGCCTATGTATCTCGTTTTGAAGAAGATATAGCCAAATTTGTTGGGGTGAAACGTGGTGTTGCTGTAGTAAACGGTACAGCAGCACTACATATTGCACTTAAAGTAGCGGGAGTAGAGGAAAATGACGAAGTGCTTATGCCTGCTCTTACTTTTATTGCTACAGCAAATGCAGTGACTTATCTTCGAGCTATCCCTCATTTTGTTGATGTAGAATTAGATACATTAGGTATTGATCCTGGAAAGTTACGTCAATATCTAACGAATATTGGAAAAATAAAAGATGGTGAGTTTTATAATAAGCAAACAAATCGTCGCATTAAGGCGTTAGTGCCTATGCATACATTTGGACATGCTGTTAGATTAGAAGAGCTTCAACAGGTTTGCGAGGACTTTAAACTTTTACTTATAGAGGACTCAGCCGAATCTTTAGGTACGTATTATAAAGGCAAGCATACGGGGAGCTTTGGGAAAGTGAGCGCACTAAGCTTTAATGGTAATAAAATTATTACCACTGGTGGCGGAGGTATAATTCTAACGGATCATGATGCACTTGCTGATTATGCAAGGCACTTAACAACAACAGCAAAAGTGTTGCATAAGTGGGAATATGAGCATGACGAAATTGGCTTTAACTACCGTATGCCAAATATCAATGCAGCTCTAGGCTGTGCACAATTAGAAAAAATGCATGAGTTTTTAGAACAGAAGCGTGAGCTTACAATTAAGTACGAAGCATTAGTTGAGAATGTACCTGGGGTTCGTTTATTTAAAGCACCCACACATAGTACAAGCAACTATTGGCTCCAAACATTAATTTTAGATGAAACACTGAATCTTAATGAAGTGTTGACATTTTTAAATGAAAATGGTGTTATGAGTCGTCCAATCTGGAAGCCAATGCATCTATTACAGATGTATAAGGATTGCCCGAAGATGGACTTAACAATAACCAATTATTTAAATCAGTGCATAGTGAATATACCAAGTACACCATTAAAAGAGGTTTAA
- the csrA gene encoding carbon storage regulator produces the protein MLVLSRKKDESIMIGDQIEIKILAIEGEQIKIGIVAPKTVKVHRSEVFKAIQAQNKEALTMSSGFFEQLKKK, from the coding sequence ATGCTAGTCCTTTCCCGTAAAAAAGATGAGTCCATCATGATTGGCGACCAAATTGAAATAAAAATATTAGCGATCGAAGGTGAACAAATTAAAATTGGAATTGTCGCACCTAAAACAGTTAAAGTACACCGTTCAGAGGTTTTCAAGGCTATCCAAGCCCAAAATAAGGAAGCACTCACTATGTCTTCAGGCTTCTTTGAGCAATTAAAGAAAAAATAA
- a CDS encoding sugar acetyltransferase, with protein MNKPIIIIGNGGHASVLVETLLMLNYEILGFTSPEKQQNVFGLTYLGNDEAILSFSPSEIELVLGIGTVNFSKIRQKIYLRFRQQGFKFADVIHPTAIIAPSVHLGEGVQIMAGTVLQTHVHIADNTIVNTGAIIDHNSKIGAHTHIAPGTKISGGVDIGDLTHIGTGATIIQSINIGNQCVVGAGAVVIKNILHAQKVHGVPAREVK; from the coding sequence ATGAATAAACCGATCATAATTATCGGAAACGGTGGCCATGCTTCAGTTTTGGTTGAAACATTACTTATGTTAAATTATGAAATATTGGGCTTTACTTCCCCTGAAAAACAGCAAAATGTATTTGGTCTCACATACTTAGGAAACGATGAAGCTATTTTATCTTTTTCACCATCTGAGATTGAGCTTGTACTAGGTATTGGTACAGTTAATTTTAGTAAGATTCGACAAAAGATTTATTTAAGATTCCGACAACAGGGATTTAAATTTGCAGATGTAATTCATCCAACAGCTATTATTGCACCATCTGTTCATCTAGGGGAAGGTGTGCAAATTATGGCTGGTACAGTTCTTCAGACACATGTACATATTGCAGATAATACAATTGTAAATACAGGAGCTATTATTGATCATAATTCAAAAATAGGTGCACATACGCATATTGCCCCAGGAACAAAAATCTCTGGTGGAGTTGACATTGGGGATCTTACACATATTGGAACAGGTGCGACGATTATTCAATCTATTAATATTGGCAATCAATGTGTAGTAGGCGCGGGTGCTGTTGTCATAAAAAATATCCTTCATGCTCAAAAAGTACACGGGGTTCCAGCAAGGGAAGTGAAATAA
- a CDS encoding gfo/Idh/MocA family oxidoreductase, producing the protein MEVLVIGYGSIGKRHVQVLERMKLSVSIVSRHANERNHFYRSITDAIANSNFDYIVIANETSEHLPLLKQLKAHGYQGKILIEKPLFEKNEMIHIDHNNVYVAYNLRFHPLISKLLNLLEDEKVISVNAYVGQYLPTWRPHKDYRQSYSAFSEKGGGVIRDLSHELDYLSYLFGEWKFLISNSGKISDLDIQSEDYCQVIFETNRSIKVSLELNYLDRIFQRYMTVQTNNRTIRVDFMQNSINCNGNIIAGDVIDRDYTYQKQHEAILKGSNRLCSFNEGQQILKMIEAIESSVKQRAWVINE; encoded by the coding sequence ATGGAAGTATTAGTTATAGGTTATGGTTCTATAGGTAAAAGACATGTACAAGTATTAGAGAGAATGAAACTATCTGTTTCTATTGTGTCCAGACATGCCAATGAAAGAAATCATTTTTATCGCAGTATTACAGATGCTATAGCGAATAGTAATTTTGATTATATTGTGATTGCCAACGAAACGAGTGAGCACTTGCCTTTATTGAAACAGTTGAAGGCACACGGCTATCAAGGAAAGATACTTATTGAAAAACCGTTATTTGAAAAAAATGAAATGATTCATATAGATCATAATAATGTCTATGTAGCTTATAATTTACGATTTCACCCCTTGATCTCAAAGCTACTTAATTTGCTAGAAGATGAAAAAGTTATTAGTGTAAATGCATATGTAGGACAATATTTACCTACTTGGAGGCCTCATAAAGATTATAGGCAAAGCTACTCAGCTTTCTCAGAGAAGGGCGGAGGAGTCATTCGAGATCTAAGTCATGAGCTTGACTACTTAAGCTATCTCTTTGGTGAATGGAAATTTTTAATATCCAATAGTGGGAAAATAAGTGACTTGGATATTCAATCTGAAGACTATTGTCAAGTTATCTTTGAAACGAATAGAAGCATTAAAGTTTCGTTAGAGCTCAATTATTTAGATCGTATTTTCCAAAGATATATGACAGTTCAAACGAATAATCGGACAATTAGAGTGGACTTTATGCAAAATAGTATCAATTGTAATGGCAATATCATTGCAGGAGATGTAATTGATCGCGATTATACATATCAAAAGCAACATGAAGCGATATTGAAGGGCTCAAATCGCCTTTGCTCGTTTAATGAGGGCCAACAAATTCTAAAGATGATTGAAGCAATTGAATCATCTGTTAAACAGAGAGCGTGGGTTATTAATGAATAA
- a CDS encoding flagellar assembly protein FliW, producing MKIATKFLGEIEISKQDILMFEHGLLGLQDEKQFVLLPLDADLPLAMLQSINNTDIGFVVAFPFAFKKDYCFDISEEDREQLQIEKQEDVLTYAIVTMKETLQDSTINLLAPVIINIGTKCGKQIVLQDNKSYPLRYPLQALEGSAK from the coding sequence ATGAAAATTGCGACTAAATTTTTAGGTGAAATTGAAATTTCAAAACAAGATATCCTGATGTTTGAACATGGTTTACTTGGATTACAAGATGAAAAACAATTTGTTTTACTACCACTTGATGCTGACCTCCCTTTAGCGATGCTTCAATCGATTAATAATACAGATATTGGTTTCGTAGTGGCCTTCCCGTTTGCCTTTAAAAAAGATTATTGCTTTGATATTAGCGAAGAGGATCGTGAGCAACTGCAAATCGAAAAACAAGAGGATGTCCTAACATATGCGATTGTTACAATGAAGGAAACATTACAGGATTCTACCATTAATTTATTAGCTCCAGTTATCATCAATATTGGAACTAAATGTGGGAAACAGATCGTCCTTCAAGATAATAAATCCTATCCTCTACGCTATCCGTTGCAAGCATTGGAAGGAAGTGCGAAATAA
- a CDS encoding short-chain dehydrogenase, with protein MSYFNKFSLHGKVAIVTGGAGILGRNFCCGLAEAGAHVAVVDINLEGAQKVVDEIQQSYNGNAQAFYCNLTDESSVKQMVQVVVDTFGHIDILHNNAAGKSNDLEAFFAPFEEYDLAQWQRIMNTDLDSMFLVAKHVGKVMKEQERGGSIIQTSSIYGIMAPDNRIYEGSFYLGREINTPAIYSASKAGVVGLTKYLATYWAQDNIRVNSITPGGVESGQNDIFKKNYSNRIPLGRMAKAEEMVGALIYLASDASSYVTGHNLVIDGGLSTW; from the coding sequence ATGAGTTATTTTAACAAATTCTCACTACATGGAAAAGTGGCAATTGTGACGGGTGGTGCAGGTATTTTAGGCAGAAATTTTTGCTGTGGATTAGCAGAAGCAGGTGCTCATGTGGCTGTTGTAGATATTAACCTTGAAGGGGCTCAAAAAGTAGTTGATGAAATTCAACAATCGTATAATGGTAATGCTCAAGCATTTTATTGTAATTTAACAGACGAATCATCTGTTAAGCAGATGGTCCAAGTAGTAGTTGATACATTTGGGCATATTGATATATTACATAATAATGCTGCTGGAAAATCCAACGATTTAGAAGCTTTTTTTGCCCCATTCGAAGAATATGATTTGGCTCAATGGCAAAGAATTATGAACACAGATTTAGATAGTATGTTTCTAGTAGCGAAACATGTAGGAAAAGTAATGAAAGAGCAAGAGAGAGGTGGCTCAATCATTCAAACGTCGTCTATTTATGGAATTATGGCACCAGACAATCGTATTTATGAAGGATCATTTTATTTAGGACGAGAAATTAATACACCTGCTATTTATTCCGCATCAAAAGCTGGTGTTGTAGGTTTAACTAAATACTTAGCAACCTACTGGGCACAGGATAACATTCGTGTTAATTCTATTACGCCGGGTGGTGTTGAAAGTGGACAAAATGATATATTCAAGAAAAATTACAGTAATCGCATACCTTTAGGAAGAATGGCAAAAGCAGAGGAGATGGTTGGGGCATTAATTTATTTAGCATCAGATGCATCTAGCTATGTCACAGGTCATAATCTAGTTATTGATGGTGGATTAAGTACTTGGTAA